In Blastopirellula sediminis, the following proteins share a genomic window:
- a CDS encoding DUF11 domain-containing protein: MFRKAILISVTASVLVAVSVYYLTSDQAAANDSNAAEPGRIADHLPGAVHALALDDGHSHGAIRLTAAEEEIPLQKFTPGNALPIRRPVELSVTDQPAPTTQLTAAEEDEKPSSRRRDMAAPGGASSVAGLPPALQAALSAMENGETPPAAAPKQLEQPTEPAAMPQPSSRRFNPAAAAPEATPSVTPPAATSGSRFSPDVPAAPAPISRWNSGAAETAQPAPIQEAPAASSPGPMRFDGGQDDQPAATPNPTAGSLLTVASPSVAVETIGPKSMVVGKPSVFQVVAKNLGKVDARDVAIKIQTPHGVELVNQRAAMGTAQANTMGGASNFIVWQMPVLPAGAEGTLNLELATRNNRGFDLGVDVAFSAASASTTVNVLEPKLNMAIQGPSEVLFGETQIYSIVITNPGSGVAENVGITLMPLKAGQDPTTFDQIGSIQPGGKKVIEVEFAARQAGELKISAEAFAEGGLRAQATEAVTVRRANLQLVANGPPVKYAATSASYLLNVSNNGNAQAAGVVAEATLPTGAKFESCSDGGKYDAVGNKVVWNIGALEAQAVRPLKLDCTLMVGGNNTILANCKSSDGLLASQNVTTMVESVADLKLYVNDPKGPAPVGEEVTYEFRLENRGTKAAEGIEVTVQFSQGIEPTQVSGGQANIDAGQVIFSPIQSLGPEKNLVLKVSAKALTAGSHSFRAEVRCREPVTKLASEETTRFYGEGVLSQPSNPQPTPLKTPLMEAQRPAEPTPLSPTPYSRFR, from the coding sequence ATGTTCCGAAAAGCCATTCTCATCTCGGTCACCGCCAGCGTCCTGGTGGCCGTCAGCGTCTATTATCTTACCAGCGATCAAGCCGCTGCGAACGATAGCAACGCCGCCGAGCCGGGCCGAATCGCCGACCATCTGCCAGGCGCCGTTCATGCGCTTGCGCTGGACGACGGCCATTCGCACGGGGCGATTCGCCTGACTGCGGCCGAAGAAGAGATTCCGCTGCAAAAATTCACCCCCGGCAACGCGCTGCCGATCCGCCGTCCGGTCGAATTGTCGGTCACCGATCAACCGGCCCCGACCACCCAGCTCACCGCTGCGGAAGAGGATGAAAAGCCCTCGAGTCGTCGTCGCGACATGGCCGCTCCGGGCGGAGCTTCCAGCGTCGCCGGTTTGCCGCCGGCCCTGCAGGCCGCGTTGTCGGCGATGGAAAACGGCGAAACCCCACCTGCGGCCGCTCCCAAGCAACTCGAACAACCGACCGAACCGGCCGCCATGCCGCAGCCGTCGTCGCGACGCTTCAACCCAGCCGCCGCCGCTCCCGAAGCGACGCCGAGCGTCACTCCGCCGGCCGCGACCAGCGGCAGCCGTTTCTCGCCTGATGTGCCGGCCGCTCCGGCGCCGATCTCGCGTTGGAACTCCGGCGCCGCCGAAACGGCCCAACCGGCGCCGATCCAAGAAGCTCCCGCCGCGTCGAGCCCCGGCCCGATGCGATTCGATGGCGGACAGGACGACCAGCCGGCCGCGACTCCCAATCCGACCGCTGGGTCGCTGCTAACGGTCGCTTCGCCGAGCGTCGCGGTTGAGACGATTGGCCCGAAGTCGATGGTCGTCGGTAAGCCGTCGGTCTTCCAGGTGGTCGCGAAGAACCTCGGCAAAGTCGACGCTCGCGACGTGGCGATCAAGATTCAAACTCCGCACGGAGTCGAATTGGTCAACCAACGTGCTGCGATGGGTACCGCCCAAGCGAACACGATGGGTGGCGCCTCGAACTTCATCGTTTGGCAGATGCCGGTCTTGCCGGCCGGCGCCGAAGGGACGCTGAACCTGGAACTCGCCACGCGTAACAACCGCGGCTTTGACCTCGGCGTCGACGTCGCCTTCTCGGCGGCCAGCGCGTCGACCACGGTCAACGTGCTCGAACCGAAGCTGAACATGGCGATTCAAGGCCCCAGCGAAGTGCTGTTCGGCGAAACGCAAATCTATAGCATCGTGATCACCAACCCGGGCAGCGGCGTCGCCGAGAACGTCGGCATCACCCTGATGCCGCTGAAGGCGGGCCAAGATCCGACCACCTTCGACCAGATCGGCAGCATCCAGCCGGGCGGCAAGAAGGTGATCGAAGTCGAATTCGCCGCTCGCCAGGCGGGCGAATTGAAGATCTCGGCCGAAGCGTTCGCGGAAGGGGGCCTTCGCGCTCAAGCGACCGAAGCGGTCACCGTTCGTCGTGCGAATCTGCAACTGGTCGCCAACGGTCCTCCGGTCAAATACGCCGCAACCTCGGCCAGCTACCTGCTCAACGTCAGCAACAACGGCAACGCCCAAGCGGCCGGAGTGGTCGCCGAAGCGACCCTGCCGACCGGCGCCAAGTTTGAATCGTGCTCCGACGGCGGCAAGTATGACGCGGTCGGCAACAAAGTCGTTTGGAACATCGGCGCCCTCGAAGCCCAAGCGGTTCGCCCGCTGAAGCTCGACTGCACGCTGATGGTCGGCGGCAACAACACGATCCTCGCCAACTGCAAATCGTCGGACGGCTTGCTCGCTTCGCAAAACGTCACGACCATGGTTGAATCGGTCGCCGACCTCAAACTGTACGTCAACGATCCGAAGGGTCCGGCGCCGGTTGGCGAAGAAGTGACCTATGAATTCCGTTTGGAAAACCGCGGCACCAAGGCGGCCGAAGGAATCGAAGTCACCGTTCAGTTCTCGCAAGGGATCGAACCGACGCAGGTTTCGGGCGGCCAGGCGAACATCGACGCCGGTCAGGTCATCTTCAGCCCGATCCAGTCGCTCGGCCCCGAAAAGAACCTGGTCCTGAAGGTTTCGGCCAAGGCCCTGACCGCCGGCAGCCACAGCTTCCGGGCCGAAGTTCGCTGCCGCGAACCGGTCACCAAGCTGGCCAGCGAAGAGACGACTCGCTTCTACGGCGAAGGGGTCCTCTCGCAACCGTCGAATCCGCAGCCCACTCCACTGAAGACGCCGCTGATGGAAGCGCAACGCCCGGCCGAGCCGACTCCGCTCTCGCCGACCCCGTACAGCCGCTTTCGCTAA
- a CDS encoding tetratricopeptide repeat protein has protein sequence MSRREQIEALLADDPNDAFLLYGLAMEYRKEGAYDEALTRFDQLIQQSPPYVAAFFMAGQMLAEAGRVNDARTWLRNGIEEAQRQGNGHAASEMSELLMTLGQMGE, from the coding sequence ATGTCGAGACGAGAACAGATCGAAGCGTTGCTAGCGGATGACCCCAACGATGCGTTCCTGCTGTACGGCCTGGCGATGGAGTACCGCAAGGAAGGCGCTTACGACGAGGCGCTGACCCGCTTCGATCAATTGATCCAGCAATCGCCCCCGTATGTCGCCGCCTTTTTCATGGCCGGTCAAATGCTGGCCGAAGCGGGACGCGTGAACGATGCCAGAACCTGGCTTCGCAATGGGATCGAAGAAGCGCAGCGTCAGGGGAACGGCCACGCTGCTAGCGAAATGTCGGAGCTGCTGATGACGCTCGGGCAGATGGGAGAGTAG
- a CDS encoding gamma carbonic anhydrase family protein, which translates to MTRPLEITFHDHLISATAWIAPTATVIGNVTLGAESIVLYSAVVRGDSEEIKIGASCNIQDGAVIHADPGFPCLLADRVSVGHRAIVHGAVVEEEVLIGMGAIILNGAKIGAGSLIAAGALVTENAVIPPRSVVMGVPGKVVRQTTDEDLARIRHAAEHYRQASAQYLEAYEG; encoded by the coding sequence ATGACCCGGCCGCTGGAGATCACATTTCACGACCATTTGATTTCGGCGACCGCCTGGATCGCGCCGACGGCGACGGTGATCGGCAACGTCACGCTAGGCGCCGAGTCGATCGTGCTCTACTCGGCGGTCGTCCGGGGTGATAGCGAGGAGATCAAGATTGGCGCCTCGTGCAACATCCAGGATGGTGCTGTGATTCATGCCGATCCCGGCTTTCCCTGTTTGCTGGCCGATCGGGTCTCGGTCGGCCATCGCGCGATCGTGCATGGCGCCGTGGTGGAAGAAGAGGTGCTGATCGGCATGGGCGCCATCATCTTGAACGGCGCCAAGATCGGCGCCGGATCATTGATCGCCGCTGGCGCCCTGGTGACGGAGAACGCGGTTATCCCGCCTCGCAGCGTCGTGATGGGGGTTCCCGGCAAAGTGGTCCGGCAAACGACGGACGAAGATCTGGCCCGGATTCGGCATGCGGCTGAGCATTACCGCCAGGCGTCGGCCCAGTATTTAGAGGCGTACGAGGGTTAG
- a CDS encoding PSP1 domain-containing protein, with the protein MISTIHRTHLVRVGAVGQIGRFVSVDAVAYQRGMRVVCRTSRGLEVGEILSPATDVGQDTDGSILRGMTPQDELLLERLEKNKQEAMAACVSQLTERNLDAVLIDVEQLFDGQSLFFYFLGEVSPEVEHLTERLAETYDAKVRIREFAKLLDEGCGPGCGTDEGPSCGSSCSTCSLVGGCGVKKTKG; encoded by the coding sequence AGATTGGCCGCTTCGTTTCGGTCGACGCGGTCGCCTATCAACGTGGGATGCGCGTCGTTTGTCGCACCTCGCGTGGTCTGGAAGTGGGAGAGATCCTCAGTCCCGCAACCGACGTCGGCCAAGATACCGACGGCTCGATCTTGCGGGGAATGACGCCGCAAGACGAACTGCTGCTGGAGCGGCTCGAAAAGAACAAGCAAGAAGCGATGGCGGCCTGCGTCTCGCAACTGACCGAGCGCAATCTCGACGCGGTGCTGATCGACGTCGAACAACTCTTCGACGGCCAATCCCTCTTCTTCTACTTCCTCGGCGAAGTCTCGCCGGAAGTGGAACATCTGACCGAGCGTCTCGCCGAAACGTACGACGCGAAGGTCCGGATTCGCGAGTTCGCCAAGCTGCTGGACGAAGGTTGCGGCCCTGGCTGCGGCACCGACGAAGGCCCCAGCTGCGGCAGCAGTTGCTCGACCTGTTCGCTCGTCGGCGGCTGCGGGGTGAAGAAGACGAAAGGGTAG